In Gadus morhua chromosome 2, gadMor3.0, whole genome shotgun sequence, a single window of DNA contains:
- the mrtfbb gene encoding myocardin-related transcription factor B isoform X3: protein MGLQVWPPSKPPPSSMACLDVETPTVCRGKYKSVLQLCLQQRRSREQLVEQGIMPPLKMPAAFHDQIRHLERARTGNFLKHKICNRPERSELVRMHILQETQAVPSLQATQLRLKRARLADDLNEKLAQRPGPMELVVKNILPVVDAVAKDDPPADQGNDPKIQDVYEFDENSTDSRPAAVSAEQTPKQTPQQATTTTSVPPREAARTESSPPPACQNHTLSMIMINKPACVSPPAESVMCSVSVVCGSSQTGSPLTPKPSPESPGHGCTTSEQQPGKHLAVLPPLTPAAPPVRGPILVKQSQPRPSAAEKNRGKKGNKDPKPRVKKLKYHQYVPPDQKQDAGHETPLDSAYVRLLQQQQQFLQLQILNQQQQQQQQQQRSYVCQAGPQPATLSDGSAHSTRTPPPSMSDHLPYNVDEMKVAELKAELKLRGLLVSGTKNDLVERLRMHHDRSKGSPSVAVALDRVSPGAATTAAANARVPKCENPPRSPPPVSPVAFKVSRMGLEESGGTDSETRPALPAGSPGKEAAGPLGGLCRGLEKDQRLHEKERQIEELMRQLEREQKLVEELKLQLEVEKRGGPQEESAVAPRQRHSPSRPVRVKQEFCGSPDRSTPERSPEQSPPRQFFLEHQRLPPTQTLQPGGTRLQHQAVSAATVKLPDNRQHTAVTGGAPDKSQTQELMPQKHEASGSLQQQCHSPSPRTQSPLSTSPGLGSQPRATQSQAAEDTAQQLLNTAPNHLQPTMALMSKFKDPPRYEDAVKQTRCRQTAMQVPTTLSQHMDDLFDVLIESGEITPFIRHDPSCPDKLTPVTANVTTLPINTVLSRPPAQIQVAQPPDAAALNPSSSLMALVTMETMIEGTLHKQLLEHPLVSNMELDFSDDNNTLPSAGQMHNAHLDTMDWLELTTLPTHGHEDAGTHLGMSPESGVFSSDFLESPEFQLNWE, encoded by the exons ATGGGACTGCAGGTCTGGCCGCCAAGCAAACCGCCACCGTCCTCCATGGCCTGCCTTGACGTGGAGACCCCCACCGTCTGCAGGGGTAAATACAAATCAG tCCTGCAGCTCTGCCTGCAGCAGAGACGTAGCCGGGAGCAGCTTGTGGAACAGGGCATCATGCCAC CGCTGAAGATGCCTGCCGCCTTCCACGACCAGATCCGGCACCTGGAGAGAGCCAGG ACAGGGAACTTCTTGAAGCACAAGATCTGCAACAGGCCGGAGCGATCGGAGCTCGTCCGCATGCACATCCTGCAAG agACCCAGGCTGTGCCCTCCCTGCAGGCCACCCAGCTGAGACTGAAGCGGGCCAGGCTGGCCGACGACCTGAACGAGAAGCTGGCCCAGCGGCCCGGTCCCATGGAGCTGGTGGTGAAGAACATCCTGCCCGTCGTCGACGCCGTTGCTAAGGACGATCCCCCTG CCGACCAGGGGAATGACCCTAAAATACAGGATGTGTACGAGTTTGACGAGAACAGTACTGACTCCCGACCGGCTGCAGTTTCCGCAGAGCAAACCCCTAAACAAACACCACAACAAGCCACAACAACCACGTCCGTCCCGCCGAGAGAAGCCGCAAGGACAGAGTCTAGTCCACCTCCTGCCTGCCAAAACCACACCCTGTCG ATGATAATGATTAACAAGCCAGCGTGCGTTTCCCCTCCCGCTGAATCCGTCATGTGTTCCGTCTCCGTGGTCTGTGGATCCTCTCAGACCGGCTCTCCGCTCACCCCGAAGCCCTCCCCGGAGTCACCCGGCCACGGGTGCACCACGTCGGAGCAGCAGCCCGGCAAGCATCTGGCTGTCCTGCCGCCCCTCACCCCCGCGGCCCCTCCTGTTCGAGGGCCCATCCTCGTCAAG CAAAGCCAGCCCAGACCCAGCGCCGCCGAGAAGAACCGGGGCAAAAAGGGCAACAAAGACCCCAAGCCGCGAGTGAAGAAGCTCAAGTACCACCAGTACGTGCCCCCCGACCAGAAGCAGGACGCCGGCCACGAAACGCCCCTGGACTCGGCCTACGTGCgtctcctgcagcagcagcagcagttcctGCAGCTCCAGATCCtgaaccagcagcagcagcagcagcagcagcagcagcgaagCTACGTCTGCCAAGCAGGCCCGCAGCCTGCCACATTGAG CGATGGCTCGGCGCATTCCACCCGGACTCCGCCCCCTAGCATGTCAGATCACTTACCCTACAATGTGGATGAGATGAAG GTGGCCGAGCTGAAGGCGGAACTGAAGCTGAGGGGTCTCCTCGTCTCCGGCACCAAGAACGACCTCGTCGAGAGGCTCCGCATGCATCACGACAGGTCAAAGGGCAGCCCGTCGGTTGCCGTCGCCTTGGATAGGGTCTCACCTggcgccgccaccaccgccgccgccaatGCTAGGGTACCAAAGTGTGAAAACCCTCCCAGGTCCCCTCCCCCAGTGTCCCCGGTGGCCTTCAAGGTGTCCAGGATGGGCCTGGAGGAAAGCGGCGGAACGGACTCGGAGACCCGCCCGGCTCTTCCCGCCGGCTCCCCGGGGAAGGAGGCGGCGGGCCCCCTTGGGGGGTTGTGCCGGGGCCTGGAGAAGGACCAGCGGCTCCACGAGAAGGAGCGTCAGATCGAGGAGCTGATGAGGCAGCTAGAGCGGGAGCAgaagctggtggaggagctgaagctGCAGCTGGAGGTGGAAAAGCGGGGGGGCCCCCAGGAGGAGAGCGCGGTGGCACCGAGGCAACGCCACAGCCCCTCGCGCCCCGTTCGGGTGAAACAGGAGTTCTGCGGTTCTCCGGACAGGAGCACTCCGGAGCGGAGCCCAGAGCAGAGTCCCCCAAGGCAGTTCTTCTTGGAACATCAACGGTTGCCTCCGACTCAAACCCTGCAGCCGGGGGGGACTCGACTGCAGCATCAGGCTGTATCCGCGGCAACGGTCAAGCTGCCGGACAACAGACAGCACACAGCTGTGACCGGTGGGGCCCCAGACAAAAGCCAGACTCAAGAACTGATGCCACAGAAACATGAAGCCTCTGGTTCCTTGCAACAGCAGTGTCACAGCCCCAGCCCGAGGACACAG AGTCCACTGAGCACCTCCCCAGGCCTTGGCTCCCAGCCGAGGGCCACACAGAGCCAAGCCGCAGAAGACACAGCTCAACAATTACTCAACACTGCCCCT AATCATCTACAGCCAACCATGGCCTTGATGTCCAAATTTAAAGACCCACCACGCTATGAGGACGCTGTCAAACAGACCCGCTGCAGGCAAACCGCTATGCAG GTCCCCACCACTCTCAGCCAACACATGGATGACCTGTTTGACGTCTTGATTGAAAGTGGAG AAATCACCCCCTTCATCAGACACGATCCCTCGTGCCCGGACAAGCTCACCCCAGTGACGGCCAACGTCACCACCCTGCCCATCAACACGGTGTTGTCCCGCCCCCCGGCTCAGATCCAAGTGGCGCAGCCCCCGGACGCCGCCGCCCTCAACCCCTCGTCCAGCTTGATGGCCTTGGTAACCATGGAGACGATGATAGAAGGCACGCTGCACAAACAGCTGCTGGAACATCCGCTGGTCAGTAACATGGAGCTGGACTTCAGTGACGACAACAACACGCTCCCCTCGGCCGGCCAAATGCACAACGCCCATCTGGACACCATGGACTGGTTGGAACTCACCACCTTACCGACGCACGGCCACGAGGACGCAGGCACTCACCTGGGAATGTCCCCTGAATCAGGGGTCTTCTCCTCCGACTTCCTGGAATCCCCGGAATTTCAGTTGAACTGGGAATAA
- the mrtfbb gene encoding myocardin-related transcription factor B isoform X1: MGLQVWPPSKPPPSSMACLDVETPTVCRGKYKSVLQLCLQQRRSREQLVEQGIMPPLKMPAAFHDQIRHLERARTGNFLKHKICNRPERSELVRMHILQETQAVPSLQATQLRLKRARLADDLNEKLAQRPGPMELVVKNILPVVDAVAKDDPPADQGNDPKIQDVYEFDENSTDSRPAAVSAEQTPKQTPQQATTTTSVPPREAARTESSPPPACQNHTLSMIMINKPACVSPPAESVMCSVSVVCGSSQTGSPLTPKPSPESPGHGCTTSEQQPGKHLAVLPPLTPAAPPVRGPILVKQSQPRPSAAEKNRGKKGNKDPKPRVKKLKYHQYVPPDQKQDAGHETPLDSAYVRLLQQQQQFLQLQILNQQQQQQQQQQRSYVCQAGPQPATLSDGSAHSTRTPPPSMSDHLPYNVDEMKVAELKAELKLRGLLVSGTKNDLVERLRMHHDRSKGSPSVAVALDRVSPGAATTAAANARVPKCENPPRSPPPVSPVAFKVSRMGLEESGGTDSETRPALPAGSPGKEAAGPLGGLCRGLEKDQRLHEKERQIEELMRQLEREQKLVEELKLQLEVEKRGGPQEESAVAPRQRHSPSRPVRVKQEFCGSPDRSTPERSPEQSPPRQFFLEHQRLPPTQTLQPGGTRLQHQAVSAATVKLPDNRQHTAVTGGAPDKSQTQELMPQKHEASGSLQQQCHSPSPRTQQSPLSTSPGLGSQPRATQSQAAEDTAQQLLNTAPNHLQPTMALMSKFKDPPRYEDAVKQTRCRQTAMQVPTTLSQHMDDLFDVLIESGEITPFIRHDPSCPDKLTPVTANVTTLPINTVLSRPPAQIQVAQPPDAAALNPSSSLMALVTMETMIEGTLHKQLLEHPLVSNMELDFSDDNNTLPSAGQMHNAHLDTMDWLELTTLPTHGHEDAGTHLGMSPESGVFSSDFLESPEFQLNWE; the protein is encoded by the exons ATGGGACTGCAGGTCTGGCCGCCAAGCAAACCGCCACCGTCCTCCATGGCCTGCCTTGACGTGGAGACCCCCACCGTCTGCAGGGGTAAATACAAATCAG tCCTGCAGCTCTGCCTGCAGCAGAGACGTAGCCGGGAGCAGCTTGTGGAACAGGGCATCATGCCAC CGCTGAAGATGCCTGCCGCCTTCCACGACCAGATCCGGCACCTGGAGAGAGCCAGG ACAGGGAACTTCTTGAAGCACAAGATCTGCAACAGGCCGGAGCGATCGGAGCTCGTCCGCATGCACATCCTGCAAG agACCCAGGCTGTGCCCTCCCTGCAGGCCACCCAGCTGAGACTGAAGCGGGCCAGGCTGGCCGACGACCTGAACGAGAAGCTGGCCCAGCGGCCCGGTCCCATGGAGCTGGTGGTGAAGAACATCCTGCCCGTCGTCGACGCCGTTGCTAAGGACGATCCCCCTG CCGACCAGGGGAATGACCCTAAAATACAGGATGTGTACGAGTTTGACGAGAACAGTACTGACTCCCGACCGGCTGCAGTTTCCGCAGAGCAAACCCCTAAACAAACACCACAACAAGCCACAACAACCACGTCCGTCCCGCCGAGAGAAGCCGCAAGGACAGAGTCTAGTCCACCTCCTGCCTGCCAAAACCACACCCTGTCG ATGATAATGATTAACAAGCCAGCGTGCGTTTCCCCTCCCGCTGAATCCGTCATGTGTTCCGTCTCCGTGGTCTGTGGATCCTCTCAGACCGGCTCTCCGCTCACCCCGAAGCCCTCCCCGGAGTCACCCGGCCACGGGTGCACCACGTCGGAGCAGCAGCCCGGCAAGCATCTGGCTGTCCTGCCGCCCCTCACCCCCGCGGCCCCTCCTGTTCGAGGGCCCATCCTCGTCAAG CAAAGCCAGCCCAGACCCAGCGCCGCCGAGAAGAACCGGGGCAAAAAGGGCAACAAAGACCCCAAGCCGCGAGTGAAGAAGCTCAAGTACCACCAGTACGTGCCCCCCGACCAGAAGCAGGACGCCGGCCACGAAACGCCCCTGGACTCGGCCTACGTGCgtctcctgcagcagcagcagcagttcctGCAGCTCCAGATCCtgaaccagcagcagcagcagcagcagcagcagcagcgaagCTACGTCTGCCAAGCAGGCCCGCAGCCTGCCACATTGAG CGATGGCTCGGCGCATTCCACCCGGACTCCGCCCCCTAGCATGTCAGATCACTTACCCTACAATGTGGATGAGATGAAG GTGGCCGAGCTGAAGGCGGAACTGAAGCTGAGGGGTCTCCTCGTCTCCGGCACCAAGAACGACCTCGTCGAGAGGCTCCGCATGCATCACGACAGGTCAAAGGGCAGCCCGTCGGTTGCCGTCGCCTTGGATAGGGTCTCACCTggcgccgccaccaccgccgccgccaatGCTAGGGTACCAAAGTGTGAAAACCCTCCCAGGTCCCCTCCCCCAGTGTCCCCGGTGGCCTTCAAGGTGTCCAGGATGGGCCTGGAGGAAAGCGGCGGAACGGACTCGGAGACCCGCCCGGCTCTTCCCGCCGGCTCCCCGGGGAAGGAGGCGGCGGGCCCCCTTGGGGGGTTGTGCCGGGGCCTGGAGAAGGACCAGCGGCTCCACGAGAAGGAGCGTCAGATCGAGGAGCTGATGAGGCAGCTAGAGCGGGAGCAgaagctggtggaggagctgaagctGCAGCTGGAGGTGGAAAAGCGGGGGGGCCCCCAGGAGGAGAGCGCGGTGGCACCGAGGCAACGCCACAGCCCCTCGCGCCCCGTTCGGGTGAAACAGGAGTTCTGCGGTTCTCCGGACAGGAGCACTCCGGAGCGGAGCCCAGAGCAGAGTCCCCCAAGGCAGTTCTTCTTGGAACATCAACGGTTGCCTCCGACTCAAACCCTGCAGCCGGGGGGGACTCGACTGCAGCATCAGGCTGTATCCGCGGCAACGGTCAAGCTGCCGGACAACAGACAGCACACAGCTGTGACCGGTGGGGCCCCAGACAAAAGCCAGACTCAAGAACTGATGCCACAGAAACATGAAGCCTCTGGTTCCTTGCAACAGCAGTGTCACAGCCCCAGCCCGAGGACACAG CAGAGTCCACTGAGCACCTCCCCAGGCCTTGGCTCCCAGCCGAGGGCCACACAGAGCCAAGCCGCAGAAGACACAGCTCAACAATTACTCAACACTGCCCCT AATCATCTACAGCCAACCATGGCCTTGATGTCCAAATTTAAAGACCCACCACGCTATGAGGACGCTGTCAAACAGACCCGCTGCAGGCAAACCGCTATGCAG GTCCCCACCACTCTCAGCCAACACATGGATGACCTGTTTGACGTCTTGATTGAAAGTGGAG AAATCACCCCCTTCATCAGACACGATCCCTCGTGCCCGGACAAGCTCACCCCAGTGACGGCCAACGTCACCACCCTGCCCATCAACACGGTGTTGTCCCGCCCCCCGGCTCAGATCCAAGTGGCGCAGCCCCCGGACGCCGCCGCCCTCAACCCCTCGTCCAGCTTGATGGCCTTGGTAACCATGGAGACGATGATAGAAGGCACGCTGCACAAACAGCTGCTGGAACATCCGCTGGTCAGTAACATGGAGCTGGACTTCAGTGACGACAACAACACGCTCCCCTCGGCCGGCCAAATGCACAACGCCCATCTGGACACCATGGACTGGTTGGAACTCACCACCTTACCGACGCACGGCCACGAGGACGCAGGCACTCACCTGGGAATGTCCCCTGAATCAGGGGTCTTCTCCTCCGACTTCCTGGAATCCCCGGAATTTCAGTTGAACTGGGAATAA
- the mrtfbb gene encoding myocardin-related transcription factor B isoform X2 has product MTWQKFCLMVITAIQHPFHGRDGVGTLKMLRMVLQLCLQQRRSREQLVEQGIMPPLKMPAAFHDQIRHLERARTGNFLKHKICNRPERSELVRMHILQETQAVPSLQATQLRLKRARLADDLNEKLAQRPGPMELVVKNILPVVDAVAKDDPPADQGNDPKIQDVYEFDENSTDSRPAAVSAEQTPKQTPQQATTTTSVPPREAARTESSPPPACQNHTLSMIMINKPACVSPPAESVMCSVSVVCGSSQTGSPLTPKPSPESPGHGCTTSEQQPGKHLAVLPPLTPAAPPVRGPILVKQSQPRPSAAEKNRGKKGNKDPKPRVKKLKYHQYVPPDQKQDAGHETPLDSAYVRLLQQQQQFLQLQILNQQQQQQQQQQRSYVCQAGPQPATLSDGSAHSTRTPPPSMSDHLPYNVDEMKVAELKAELKLRGLLVSGTKNDLVERLRMHHDRSKGSPSVAVALDRVSPGAATTAAANARVPKCENPPRSPPPVSPVAFKVSRMGLEESGGTDSETRPALPAGSPGKEAAGPLGGLCRGLEKDQRLHEKERQIEELMRQLEREQKLVEELKLQLEVEKRGGPQEESAVAPRQRHSPSRPVRVKQEFCGSPDRSTPERSPEQSPPRQFFLEHQRLPPTQTLQPGGTRLQHQAVSAATVKLPDNRQHTAVTGGAPDKSQTQELMPQKHEASGSLQQQCHSPSPRTQQSPLSTSPGLGSQPRATQSQAAEDTAQQLLNTAPNHLQPTMALMSKFKDPPRYEDAVKQTRCRQTAMQVPTTLSQHMDDLFDVLIESGEITPFIRHDPSCPDKLTPVTANVTTLPINTVLSRPPAQIQVAQPPDAAALNPSSSLMALVTMETMIEGTLHKQLLEHPLVSNMELDFSDDNNTLPSAGQMHNAHLDTMDWLELTTLPTHGHEDAGTHLGMSPESGVFSSDFLESPEFQLNWE; this is encoded by the exons ATGACATGGCAAAAGTTTTGCCTCATGGTGATCACAGCTATACAGCATCCTTTCCATGGCAGAGATGGAGTGGGTACTCTGAAGATGTTGAggatgg tCCTGCAGCTCTGCCTGCAGCAGAGACGTAGCCGGGAGCAGCTTGTGGAACAGGGCATCATGCCAC CGCTGAAGATGCCTGCCGCCTTCCACGACCAGATCCGGCACCTGGAGAGAGCCAGG ACAGGGAACTTCTTGAAGCACAAGATCTGCAACAGGCCGGAGCGATCGGAGCTCGTCCGCATGCACATCCTGCAAG agACCCAGGCTGTGCCCTCCCTGCAGGCCACCCAGCTGAGACTGAAGCGGGCCAGGCTGGCCGACGACCTGAACGAGAAGCTGGCCCAGCGGCCCGGTCCCATGGAGCTGGTGGTGAAGAACATCCTGCCCGTCGTCGACGCCGTTGCTAAGGACGATCCCCCTG CCGACCAGGGGAATGACCCTAAAATACAGGATGTGTACGAGTTTGACGAGAACAGTACTGACTCCCGACCGGCTGCAGTTTCCGCAGAGCAAACCCCTAAACAAACACCACAACAAGCCACAACAACCACGTCCGTCCCGCCGAGAGAAGCCGCAAGGACAGAGTCTAGTCCACCTCCTGCCTGCCAAAACCACACCCTGTCG ATGATAATGATTAACAAGCCAGCGTGCGTTTCCCCTCCCGCTGAATCCGTCATGTGTTCCGTCTCCGTGGTCTGTGGATCCTCTCAGACCGGCTCTCCGCTCACCCCGAAGCCCTCCCCGGAGTCACCCGGCCACGGGTGCACCACGTCGGAGCAGCAGCCCGGCAAGCATCTGGCTGTCCTGCCGCCCCTCACCCCCGCGGCCCCTCCTGTTCGAGGGCCCATCCTCGTCAAG CAAAGCCAGCCCAGACCCAGCGCCGCCGAGAAGAACCGGGGCAAAAAGGGCAACAAAGACCCCAAGCCGCGAGTGAAGAAGCTCAAGTACCACCAGTACGTGCCCCCCGACCAGAAGCAGGACGCCGGCCACGAAACGCCCCTGGACTCGGCCTACGTGCgtctcctgcagcagcagcagcagttcctGCAGCTCCAGATCCtgaaccagcagcagcagcagcagcagcagcagcagcgaagCTACGTCTGCCAAGCAGGCCCGCAGCCTGCCACATTGAG CGATGGCTCGGCGCATTCCACCCGGACTCCGCCCCCTAGCATGTCAGATCACTTACCCTACAATGTGGATGAGATGAAG GTGGCCGAGCTGAAGGCGGAACTGAAGCTGAGGGGTCTCCTCGTCTCCGGCACCAAGAACGACCTCGTCGAGAGGCTCCGCATGCATCACGACAGGTCAAAGGGCAGCCCGTCGGTTGCCGTCGCCTTGGATAGGGTCTCACCTggcgccgccaccaccgccgccgccaatGCTAGGGTACCAAAGTGTGAAAACCCTCCCAGGTCCCCTCCCCCAGTGTCCCCGGTGGCCTTCAAGGTGTCCAGGATGGGCCTGGAGGAAAGCGGCGGAACGGACTCGGAGACCCGCCCGGCTCTTCCCGCCGGCTCCCCGGGGAAGGAGGCGGCGGGCCCCCTTGGGGGGTTGTGCCGGGGCCTGGAGAAGGACCAGCGGCTCCACGAGAAGGAGCGTCAGATCGAGGAGCTGATGAGGCAGCTAGAGCGGGAGCAgaagctggtggaggagctgaagctGCAGCTGGAGGTGGAAAAGCGGGGGGGCCCCCAGGAGGAGAGCGCGGTGGCACCGAGGCAACGCCACAGCCCCTCGCGCCCCGTTCGGGTGAAACAGGAGTTCTGCGGTTCTCCGGACAGGAGCACTCCGGAGCGGAGCCCAGAGCAGAGTCCCCCAAGGCAGTTCTTCTTGGAACATCAACGGTTGCCTCCGACTCAAACCCTGCAGCCGGGGGGGACTCGACTGCAGCATCAGGCTGTATCCGCGGCAACGGTCAAGCTGCCGGACAACAGACAGCACACAGCTGTGACCGGTGGGGCCCCAGACAAAAGCCAGACTCAAGAACTGATGCCACAGAAACATGAAGCCTCTGGTTCCTTGCAACAGCAGTGTCACAGCCCCAGCCCGAGGACACAG CAGAGTCCACTGAGCACCTCCCCAGGCCTTGGCTCCCAGCCGAGGGCCACACAGAGCCAAGCCGCAGAAGACACAGCTCAACAATTACTCAACACTGCCCCT AATCATCTACAGCCAACCATGGCCTTGATGTCCAAATTTAAAGACCCACCACGCTATGAGGACGCTGTCAAACAGACCCGCTGCAGGCAAACCGCTATGCAG GTCCCCACCACTCTCAGCCAACACATGGATGACCTGTTTGACGTCTTGATTGAAAGTGGAG AAATCACCCCCTTCATCAGACACGATCCCTCGTGCCCGGACAAGCTCACCCCAGTGACGGCCAACGTCACCACCCTGCCCATCAACACGGTGTTGTCCCGCCCCCCGGCTCAGATCCAAGTGGCGCAGCCCCCGGACGCCGCCGCCCTCAACCCCTCGTCCAGCTTGATGGCCTTGGTAACCATGGAGACGATGATAGAAGGCACGCTGCACAAACAGCTGCTGGAACATCCGCTGGTCAGTAACATGGAGCTGGACTTCAGTGACGACAACAACACGCTCCCCTCGGCCGGCCAAATGCACAACGCCCATCTGGACACCATGGACTGGTTGGAACTCACCACCTTACCGACGCACGGCCACGAGGACGCAGGCACTCACCTGGGAATGTCCCCTGAATCAGGGGTCTTCTCCTCCGACTTCCTGGAATCCCCGGAATTTCAGTTGAACTGGGAATAA